In Thiohalobacter sp., a genomic segment contains:
- a CDS encoding low molecular weight protein-tyrosine-phosphatase produces the protein MSNEKIRVLFVCMGNICRSPTAQGVFEALLEREGLADRIEVDSAGTHAYHVGEPPDPRAQEAARNRGVELAHQRARRVAESDFLEFHYVVAMDQSNLEDLRALCHPDYEARLHLFMNFAPDYGETDVPDPYYGGRQGFERVLDMIEQAAAGLLADIRRRHGLD, from the coding sequence ATGAGCAACGAAAAGATCCGCGTACTCTTTGTCTGCATGGGCAACATCTGCCGTTCGCCCACGGCCCAGGGCGTGTTCGAGGCATTGTTGGAACGCGAAGGACTGGCGGACCGCATCGAGGTGGACTCCGCCGGCACCCATGCCTATCACGTCGGCGAGCCGCCGGACCCGCGCGCGCAGGAGGCCGCCCGCAACCGCGGCGTGGAGCTGGCTCACCAGCGCGCACGCCGGGTGGCGGAATCCGATTTTCTCGAGTTCCACTATGTCGTCGCCATGGACCAGAGCAACCTCGAGGACCTGCGCGCCCTCTGCCATCCCGACTACGAGGCACGTTTGCACCTGTTCATGAACTTTGCCCCGGACTACGGCGAAACCGATGTCCCCGACCCCTACTACGGCGGCCGCCAGGGCTTCGAACGGGTGCTGGACATGATCGAACAGGCAGCGGCCGGCCTGCTCGCCGACATTCGCCGGCGGCACGGTCTGGACTGA
- a CDS encoding DUF3024 domain-containing protein: MALSEFEQARIERLMRDYLERHRPPPHLRDQVDLGYRLKDQTLDLFEIRADWQDPKRRLETPVARARYVKSRGRWRVYWRRSNGRWETYEPMPEVDNLEAFLALVKDDPYGCFFG, translated from the coding sequence ATGGCACTGAGCGAATTCGAGCAGGCGCGCATCGAACGGTTGATGCGCGACTATCTGGAGCGGCATCGGCCGCCGCCGCATCTGCGCGATCAGGTGGACCTCGGCTACCGGTTGAAGGACCAGACGCTTGATCTGTTCGAGATCCGTGCCGATTGGCAGGACCCGAAACGGCGGCTGGAAACGCCGGTGGCCCGCGCACGTTACGTCAAGTCACGGGGTCGCTGGCGTGTGTACTGGCGGCGATCCAACGGGCGCTGGGAAACCTACGAGCCGATGCCGGAAGTGGACAACCTGGAGGCCTTTCTGGCGCTGGTCAAGGATGATCCGTACGGATGCTTCTTCGGCTGA